The following nucleotide sequence is from Pseudonocardia sp. C8.
GGTGATCTGCGCCCGCAGGTCGTCGGCATCTACTCCGACCTGGACGCGGCCGGAGCCCCGCTCGACGGCACGTCGGTCCGGATCAGCCCGGACACCCGCTTCGACACCAGCCCGTCGTTCTGGAAGACGCTGGCCACGGTCGTCGCGAGCCTGGCGCTCGTCGGGTCGCTGCTCGCGCTGGCCGGGGTCGACCGGCATCTCGGGCGGCGCCCGCACCGGGCCGGCCGGGAGGCCGGTGGGCTCGCCCAGCGCTGGCCGCCCCGGCTGCGCCGCTGGTGGTCGCGCGCGCGGCCCCGGGCGACCGACCTGACGGTGACCGCGGTGCTGGCGGTCTGGGCGGCGATCGGCGGCCAGACCTCCGACGACGGCTTCACGCTCGGCATCGTCCGCAACGTCCCCAGCTCGGGTTACGTCGGCAACTACTACCGCTGGTACAACGCCGCCGAGGCGCCGTTCGGCTGGTTCTACGACCTCTACGCGTTGTGGGTGCAGGTCTCCGACTCCCTGCTGTGGCTGCGGCTGCCGTCGGTGCTGATGGGGATCGCGGCCTGGTGGCTGGTCTCGCGCGGCCTGCTGCCCCGGCTGGGCCGGCAGGCCCGCCGCTCGCACGCCGCGACCTGGGCCGCGGCGGCGGTGTTCCTGGCCTTCTGGATGGCCTACAACTCGGGGCTGCGCCCGGAGCCCGTCGTGGTGGTCTGCTCCCTGCTGGCCCTGGTCTGCGTCGAGCGGGCGATCGCGCTGCAGCGGGTGCTGCCGGTGGCGATCGGCCTGTTCGCGGCGTCGATGGCGGTCGGCGCGAACCCGGCCGGGCTGATCGCGGTCGCGCCGTTCCTGGCCGGCGTCCGGCCGCTGTGGCACCTGCTCGCCACCCGGGTGCGGGCGTTCGGCGCGGTCGCCGTGCTGGCGCCGCTGCTGGCCGCCGGAACGGCCATCCTGATGATCGCCTGGGCCGACCAGAGCTGGGCGGCCGTCGTCGACTCGACCACGATCCGCTCCGACGTCGGTCCGGACTGGCCCTGGTACACCGAGATCGCCGAGCGGTACGCGCCGCTGTTCGGGGTGAACGCCGACGGCTCGATCGCCCGCCGGTTCCCGATCCTGCTCGTCATCCTCTGCACGCTGGCCTGCGTCGTGGTGCTGATCCGCCGCAACCGGATCCCGGGCGCGGCGCTCGGCCCGGCGCAGCGGCTGATCGGCAGCACGGTCATCTCGCTGCTGATCTTCGCGATGACCCCGACCAAGTGGACGCACCACTTCGGCGACCTCGTCGGCCTCGGGGCCGGCATGGTGGCGCTCGCGGCCATCGCGACCGGCTCGGACGCGTTGCGGTCGCTGCGCAACCGGCTCGCGTTCCTGTCGGCGGCGTTCCTGGTCGCGGCACTGTCCGCGGCCGGGCCGAACATCTGGTGGTACACGAACAACTGGGGCGTGCCCTGGGCCAACCAGCAGATCATGATCATGGGCTACGAGGCGTCGTCGGTGGTGCTGGTCCTGGCGCTGCTGCTGGCCGTCGGCGCCGGCGTCGAGCACCTGCGCGGGATCCGCGAGGAGCGCCACCCCGACCAGCTGGCCGGGGTCGAGCGGGCGATCGGCCGGCTACCGGTGATCGGACGCTGGTGGCGGGCCCGGGACTGGCGCCAGGACGCCTCGGCCGCGCTCGCGGCGACCCGCCGCCTGCGGCTGACCTCGGCACCGCTGGCCGTGCTGTGCGGGCTGCTGGTGGCGTTCAACCTCTGGACGATGGTGTCGGCCATCGAGAACCAGTCCGGGTCCTGGTCGATGGGCGCCGACGCGCTGTCCAACCCGTTCGGCGGGTCCTGCGGGCTGGCGAGCCAGGTGCTGGCCGAGCGCCGCCCGGTGGACGGCGTGCTGGCGGCCGCCCCGGAGCCGGCCGGGATGGCGCCGCCGGCGCGGCCCGACCTGCTCCCGACCGTCGCCCCGCCGCCCCCGCCGGGGGAGACGGCCACCCGGCCGGCCCCGCTGCCGCCCGGTGTCGTCCCGGCGAACAGCCCGGACGCGCAGCTGCGGGACCCCTCGAGCGGCGGCTCCGGGTTCCGGCGCGACGGCGTCCCGCCGACCGGCGGCGGCTCCGGGGTGTCCGGTTTCGAGTACGTCCTCACCGGGGGACTGGGCAGCGACGCCGCGCCGGCGTTCGGCAGCTTCGACCCGTCCGGGCGGAACACGGGCACCCTGCGCACCCCGTGGATGAGGCTCACCGAGGAGCAGCGGGCCGGGACCACCCCGCTGGTGGTGACCGCGGCGGGACGGCTCGGCGGCGGCAACAAGCTGACCGTGCAGTACGCGACCCGGCTGCCCGACGGCCGCGTGCGCATCGTCGAGCAGAGCACCCTGGACGACGGCCGGGGCGAGGAGATGCCGTGGCGCGAGCTGCGCTTCGACCTCCCCGAGCCGGCCCGGTCCGCGACCGAGGTGCGGCTGGTGGCGCAGGACAACTCGCTGGGCGCCGACGGGTGGCTGGCGGTCGCCCCGATGCGGGCGCCGCAGCTCGCACCCCTGTCGACGATCGTCGGCAACCAGCCGATGTTCCTGGAGTACCCGGTGTCGCTGGCGAGTCCGTGCCTGCGGCCGTTCGCGACGGCCGGCGGGATCGCCGAGACCCCCGCCTACCGGCTGCAGGCCGACGGCAGCCGGATGCGGATCGACGGCGAGGGCTGGTCGACACCGCAGGCGGGCGGCCCGCTGGGCTGGATCACCGTGATCGGCAAGCAGACCGAGCTGCCGACCTACCTCGAGGGCGATCCCGCGCGGGACTGGGGCAAGGTGCAGGCGGTGCAGCCGTACCGGCCGAACGCGGTGGACCCGACCCTGGAGCGGTCGGACGTGCTGCGGTCCGGGTCGTACACCCCGGGCCCGCTGCCGGCCCCGCCGCCGGGCATCCCGTCGCCGAGCCGCTGACGCGCACGCTCGCCGCTCTCGCTGTCTCCTGCCCGTGACGTCCGGTCCGGCCGGCCGGTGGCTCAGCCGCTGAACTCGACGACCGGCGGCTGGGGGCGGTCGGTCGCCGGGGCGGGGGTCGGCTCGGGCTCGACCGGCTCGGGCTCGGCCGCGGCCGGGGCCGGCGTGCCGCGGTGGTAGGCCTCGACGATCTCGGAGGGGATCCGGCCGCGCTCGGAGACGGTGAACCCGTTCTCCCGGGCCCACACCCGCACGGCACGGTTGCGCTCGCGGGCGGCGGCCCCCGACTCGCTGCCGTCGGACACCGCGGGCGTCACCGGCGCCGAGGCCCGCCCCGGGGCCTTCCGGGCGCCGGGCGTGCCCGCGGGACGGGCGGCGGCCAGGTAGGGAGCGAGGTCGTCGCGCAGCCGGCGGGCGTTGGCCGAGCTCAGGTCGATCTCGAAGCTGCGCCCGTCGAGTCCGAAGCCGACCGTCTCGTCGGCCTCACCACCCGTGATGTCGTCGACGAGCCGGATCGTCTCGACCTTCGCCACTGCAGTCCCTCTCGCGTCGCGCCTCCGGAAGCCCGTCCGGCGTCGGGACGAGCATATCGACGGTGCGCGCGGGCCCGGGAACCCGGCGGGACGCGCCGTGCCCGCCGTGCTCCGGCGCAGCGCAGCGACCGCGTCGGGTGTCCACATGGGCCTGGAATCGCGGTCAGCGCTCGCCCGGCCCCGGCCTGTGACCTAGACTACTCTACGAGCTGTAGAAGAACACACGGAATGGGGACGGGATGGCGGTCGAGCCCGGGCTGATCAACGCCGACCTGCGCCGCAAGCGATCAGTGGATCTCTCGCAGGAGATCCAGGACCGGCACGGCGACGCCGTGACCGCCCTGCGGGCCGGCCTGCTCGACTACCCCTACCCGCGGCCGCTGGCGGAGTGGCACCGCTGCCAGGTCACGGTCACCGCGGTGGGGGGAGCGGGGGAGCTGGTGCTGGTCGCGGCGACCGCCCCGGACGCCGCGGCTCCGGCCGCCGGCGTCGGGATCTGGGAGCTGGCCGTGGCCGTCCGGGGCGGGGGAGCGTTGCCGAAGGGCGAGGCCGAGGGGTGGGCCCGGGCCCTGTTCGGCTACCGGTGCGCGCCGCTGGTCTACCGCCGGCCGACGGGCGGCGGGCTGTTCCGCCGCCCGTCGCGGGTGGACTTCGTGGTCCACCACGGCGAGCACGGCCCGATCCACCCCTCGGACGTCGCGGAGTACGGGGCCTGCGCGTGAGGGGTCAGATCTCGTAGGACCGCAGCCACACGGTCTCCGGTGCCCGGCGCAGCGCGGCCAGCACGTCGTCGGGCAGGATCTGGTCGGTGTCGGTGAGGACGTACCCCAGCTCGCCGCGGGTGGACAGCGACTGCCCGACGACGTTCACACCGGCGTCGGCGAGCAGCCGGTTGATGTTCGCGAGGACGCCCGGCGCGCTCGTGTGCAGGTAGCCGGTCCGGAACACGCCCTGCGGCCGCGGCGCCGCGACGTTCGGCAGGTTGACCGACAGGGGAGTGGCGCCGCCGGTGACGAAGTCCTTCAGCTTCGTGGAGACGAAGTAGCCGATCTCCTCCTGCGCCTCCTGCGTGGACCCGCCGATGTGTGGGGTCAGGATGACGTTGTCGAGGCCGCGCAGCGGCGAGTCGAACGGGTCGCCCTGGGCCTTCGGCTCGGTCGGGAACACGTCGACCGCGGCGCCGGCGATGTGCCCGGACAGGATGTTCTCGCGCAGCGCCTGCTCGTCGATCACCATGCCGCGCGAGGCGTTGATGAACATCGAGCGCGGCTTCATCTTCGCGAACTGCTCGGCCCCGAACAGGCCGGCGTTGCCGGGACGGCCGTCGACGTGGATGGAGACGACGTCGGCCTGCTCCAGCAGCGCGTCCAGCGTCGGGACCCGGCGGGCGTTGCCGTGCGCGAGCCGGTCCGCGGTGTCGTAGAAGATCACCCGCAGGCCGACGGCCTCGGCCATGTTCGACAGCTGGGTACCGATGTTGCCGTAGCCGACGATTCCCAGGGTGCGGCCGCGGAACTCGTGGCTGCCGCGCGCGGACTTGTCCCACACCCCCTCGTGCATCCGCTGGGCCTTCTCGGTGAGCCGGCGGGCGAGGACCACGATCTCGCCGAGCACCAGCTCGACGACGCTGCGGGTGTTCGAGTACGGCGCGTTGAACACGGCGATGCCGCGGTCGGCCGCCGCGGTCAGGTCGACCTGGTTGGTGCCGATGCAGAAGCAACCCACGGCCAGCAGGTCCTTCGCCGCGTCGAGGACGTCCGCGGTGATCGTGGTGTTGGAGCGGATGCCGAGCAACTGCACGCCGGAGACCGCGTCGAGGAGCTCGTCGCCGGACAGCGAGCCGGGCCGGGTCTCGACCTCGAAGCCCGCACGTCGGAACGCCTCCGCGGCACCGGGGTGGATGTTTTCCAGCAACAGGACCTTCACGGCGTCCAACCTAGGGGTGTCGCGCGCGCCATGGGGAGCGCGGGCGGGCTCGGTCACAGGGACGGGCGGACGCACGACGTGGCCGTCGCACCCTGTCGGCGGGCCGGCCACGCTGGGACAATCCCGGCGCGGGGGAAGCCCGCACCTGCGACATCGCCCGCGGGACGGACGGCGTCGCCGGACCGGAACGGAGGGTCGGCATGGACCAGTTCAAGAAGTGGACCGTCGAGATCGACATCGACGAGCACGAGGGCCGTACCCGCGCGATCGCCCGCCTGGAGACCGCGGACACGGCGCGCCAGACGGGGGTCGGGCTCGCCCGGCTCAACCCGGCCGACCGGGACGTGCCCCAGATCGGCGACGAGCTGGCCGCCGCCCGCGCGCTCGCCGACCTGAGCCACCACCTGCTCGACGCCGCGGCCGCCGACATCGAGCAGGTCACCCACCAGCCCGCCCATCCGGTGCTCTGAACGGGCCCGACGGGTCAGCGGCCGGCGTCCCAGGAGTGCAGGACGTCGAGCACGATGCGGGTGTCGCCACCCGGCCCGGGCAGGGCGAACACCCGGAACGGGAGCCGGCCGCGCACGCCCACCCCGAACGTCGTGTAGCCCTCGAAGGAGCCGCCGAACACGACGCTGCGCAGCGTGCGGTAGCCGGTGACGTTCGCGACCGGGCCGACCCGGTGGAGGTAGGTCGCGTCCCCGGC
It contains:
- a CDS encoding arabinosyltransferase domain-containing protein, whose translation is MLTEDPTVAEREAVDTSRDGRRLRWAGRFGLLAFVLAVAVPFLPVVQHENTIVWPSPTTGAQDVNAPLVALRPESMSVIVPAEAMRSLDARSAAPATVLSTVPPESPEGARTGMVLTVADDQLTLVNRGQQLAAAPLRDGPSEIRITSGAGSTTVDLGSGAQTFEGDLRPQVVGIYSDLDAAGAPLDGTSVRISPDTRFDTSPSFWKTLATVVASLALVGSLLALAGVDRHLGRRPHRAGREAGGLAQRWPPRLRRWWSRARPRATDLTVTAVLAVWAAIGGQTSDDGFTLGIVRNVPSSGYVGNYYRWYNAAEAPFGWFYDLYALWVQVSDSLLWLRLPSVLMGIAAWWLVSRGLLPRLGRQARRSHAATWAAAAVFLAFWMAYNSGLRPEPVVVVCSLLALVCVERAIALQRVLPVAIGLFAASMAVGANPAGLIAVAPFLAGVRPLWHLLATRVRAFGAVAVLAPLLAAGTAILMIAWADQSWAAVVDSTTIRSDVGPDWPWYTEIAERYAPLFGVNADGSIARRFPILLVILCTLACVVVLIRRNRIPGAALGPAQRLIGSTVISLLIFAMTPTKWTHHFGDLVGLGAGMVALAAIATGSDALRSLRNRLAFLSAAFLVAALSAAGPNIWWYTNNWGVPWANQQIMIMGYEASSVVLVLALLLAVGAGVEHLRGIREERHPDQLAGVERAIGRLPVIGRWWRARDWRQDASAALAATRRLRLTSAPLAVLCGLLVAFNLWTMVSAIENQSGSWSMGADALSNPFGGSCGLASQVLAERRPVDGVLAAAPEPAGMAPPARPDLLPTVAPPPPPGETATRPAPLPPGVVPANSPDAQLRDPSSGGSGFRRDGVPPTGGGSGVSGFEYVLTGGLGSDAAPAFGSFDPSGRNTGTLRTPWMRLTEEQRAGTTPLVVTAAGRLGGGNKLTVQYATRLPDGRVRIVEQSTLDDGRGEEMPWRELRFDLPEPARSATEVRLVAQDNSLGADGWLAVAPMRAPQLAPLSTIVGNQPMFLEYPVSLASPCLRPFATAGGIAETPAYRLQADGSRMRIDGEGWSTPQAGGPLGWITVIGKQTELPTYLEGDPARDWGKVQAVQPYRPNAVDPTLERSDVLRSGSYTPGPLPAPPPGIPSPSR
- the serA gene encoding phosphoglycerate dehydrogenase, which produces MKVLLLENIHPGAAEAFRRAGFEVETRPGSLSGDELLDAVSGVQLLGIRSNTTITADVLDAAKDLLAVGCFCIGTNQVDLTAAADRGIAVFNAPYSNTRSVVELVLGEIVVLARRLTEKAQRMHEGVWDKSARGSHEFRGRTLGIVGYGNIGTQLSNMAEAVGLRVIFYDTADRLAHGNARRVPTLDALLEQADVVSIHVDGRPGNAGLFGAEQFAKMKPRSMFINASRGMVIDEQALRENILSGHIAGAAVDVFPTEPKAQGDPFDSPLRGLDNVILTPHIGGSTQEAQEEIGYFVSTKLKDFVTGGATPLSVNLPNVAAPRPQGVFRTGYLHTSAPGVLANINRLLADAGVNVVGQSLSTRGELGYVLTDTDQILPDDVLAALRRAPETVWLRSYEI
- a CDS encoding DUF1876 domain-containing protein, with amino-acid sequence MDQFKKWTVEIDIDEHEGRTRAIARLETADTARQTGVGLARLNPADRDVPQIGDELAAARALADLSHHLLDAAAADIEQVTHQPAHPVL